One stretch of Parafrankia irregularis DNA includes these proteins:
- a CDS encoding branched-chain amino acid ABC transporter substrate-binding protein, protein MTAVRAVRHWVGRSARTGRGRVLLAAVTAVALAIPSVIGFLLVSAADDGGGAPERVASIGVMAPLSGASADAGSSVRNAVTLAVEEANRDRTVPGWKLEVVAHDDLSRPDGGAAGADLFADDKRMIGVVGPLSSSVAMVSLDRLGEAGLPVISPSNAEPTLTERPEAPDDRPYPTYFRLSGTDEQLSAVAADYAVHTLGRSRISVVDGSPDYGMITLAERFARDAREAGATVPAVHRVEGGSTDDDEIERTARAIRDEAPDLVYLATGAAFAGELRQAFADEGVSVQVLGADGLLSHDYVERAQSLADGDVITDLSVPASRLPSAGAFVAAYTKRFGAPEGLDNLLPDGSSAGSASESGSTGQTGQTGQNSPSSESSPSSENGQSGLSGGSETATPQGRVQPSADTRSNQRRGDGAAGAAANSSGSSDLSEQERAVQRSRDAELAVLRADAIPPVAAYAYDAARALIRAAAAVLPGRTEVSKAARAAVVDAVGAGEYAGVTGRIAFDARGDLRSPRVALYSVLAERFVPLQVEAGG, encoded by the coding sequence ATGACGGCGGTTCGCGCGGTTCGGCACTGGGTTGGCCGCTCGGCGCGGACCGGCCGTGGCCGGGTGCTGCTCGCGGCGGTCACGGCGGTGGCGCTGGCCATCCCGAGTGTGATCGGGTTTCTGCTGGTGTCGGCGGCGGATGACGGCGGCGGGGCCCCGGAGCGGGTCGCGTCGATCGGGGTGATGGCGCCGCTGTCCGGGGCGTCGGCGGATGCCGGGAGCAGCGTGCGTAACGCCGTCACGCTGGCGGTGGAGGAGGCCAACCGGGACCGTACCGTTCCCGGCTGGAAGCTGGAGGTCGTCGCGCACGACGATCTGTCCCGGCCTGATGGTGGCGCGGCCGGCGCCGACCTTTTCGCCGACGACAAGCGGATGATCGGTGTCGTCGGGCCGCTGAGTTCCAGTGTGGCGATGGTGTCGCTGGACAGGCTGGGCGAGGCCGGCCTGCCGGTGATCTCGCCGTCGAACGCGGAGCCGACGCTGACCGAGCGCCCGGAGGCTCCGGACGACCGCCCGTACCCGACCTATTTTCGGCTGAGTGGCACGGATGAGCAGCTCTCCGCCGTCGCGGCCGACTACGCGGTCCACACGCTGGGCCGGTCCAGGATCAGTGTGGTCGACGGCAGCCCCGACTACGGCATGATCACCCTCGCGGAGCGGTTCGCCCGGGACGCGCGTGAGGCGGGGGCGACGGTGCCGGCGGTGCACCGGGTGGAGGGCGGTTCGACCGACGACGACGAGATCGAGCGGACGGCGCGGGCCATCCGGGACGAGGCTCCGGACCTGGTGTACCTGGCCACGGGGGCCGCGTTCGCGGGGGAGCTGCGGCAGGCCTTCGCCGACGAGGGTGTGTCGGTGCAGGTGCTGGGCGCCGACGGGCTGCTCAGCCACGACTACGTCGAGCGCGCGCAGTCGCTCGCTGATGGTGATGTGATCACCGATCTGTCGGTTCCGGCGTCGCGGCTGCCGTCCGCCGGTGCCTTCGTGGCGGCCTACACGAAGCGGTTCGGCGCGCCCGAGGGACTGGACAATCTGCTGCCCGACGGCAGCAGCGCCGGCTCTGCGTCGGAATCCGGTTCGACCGGCCAGACCGGCCAGACCGGCCAGAACAGCCCGAGCAGCGAGAGCAGCCCGAGCAGCGAGAACGGCCAGAGCGGACTGTCCGGCGGGTCGGAGACGGCGACGCCCCAGGGCAGGGTCCAGCCGAGTGCCGACACCCGTTCCAACCAGCGGCGCGGTGACGGAGCCGCCGGTGCGGCGGCGAATTCGTCAGGTTCCTCGGATCTGTCCGAGCAGGAGCGTGCGGTACAGCGTTCGCGGGACGCGGAGCTCGCGGTGCTGCGCGCGGACGCGATCCCGCCGGTGGCGGCGTACGCCTACGACGCCGCCCGCGCGCTGATCCGGGCCGCGGCGGCGGTGCTGCCGGGGCGCACGGAGGTGAGCAAGGCCGCCCGGGCGGCCGTCGTCGACGCGGTCGGGGCCGGTGAGTACGCCGGTGTCACCGGTCGGATCGCCTTCGACGCGCGGGGTGACCTGCGTAGTCCGCGGGTGGCTCTCTACTCGGTCCTGGCGGAGAGGTTCGTCCCGTTGCAGGTTGAAGCTGGTGGTTGA
- a CDS encoding ANTAR domain-containing response regulator yields MSQPSSTPRRVLIAEDEALIRLDLREMLQEEGYEVVGEAGDGETAVALAGKLRPDLVILDVKMPKMDGIDAGAKIAKDRIAPVVILTAFSQRELVERAREAGAMAYVVKPFQKKDLLPTIEMAMSRFTEIVSLEAEVEDLQGRLEARKIIERAKGVLQTEHSMTEPDAFRWIQRTSMNQRRTMRAVAEAVLSGEALPGS; encoded by the coding sequence ATGAGCCAGCCTTCCTCGACGCCGCGTCGGGTCTTGATCGCTGAGGACGAAGCGTTGATCCGGCTGGATCTCCGGGAGATGCTCCAGGAGGAGGGCTACGAGGTCGTCGGCGAGGCCGGCGACGGTGAGACGGCGGTTGCCCTCGCCGGCAAGCTGCGCCCTGACCTGGTGATCCTGGACGTCAAGATGCCGAAGATGGACGGTATCGACGCCGGCGCGAAGATCGCCAAGGATCGGATCGCCCCGGTGGTGATCCTCACCGCGTTCAGCCAGCGGGAGCTGGTCGAACGGGCCCGCGAGGCGGGTGCCATGGCGTATGTGGTGAAGCCGTTCCAGAAGAAGGATCTGCTGCCGACCATCGAGATGGCGATGAGTCGGTTCACCGAGATCGTCAGCCTGGAGGCCGAGGTCGAGGACCTGCAGGGCCGCCTGGAGGCTCGCAAGATCATCGAGCGGGCGAAGGGTGTGCTGCAGACCGAGCACTCGATGACGGAGCCGGACGCGTTCCGTTGGATCCAGCGGACGTCGATGAACCAGCGCCGGACGATGCGGGCCGTCGCGGAGGCGGTTCTGTCGGGTGAGGCGCTGCCGGGCTCGTGA
- a CDS encoding sensor histidine kinase, with protein sequence MFTTGLRSLWAEPRAADTPERMWLDRVLVGVVMVAALLEGTLREDVTWRPVVTVVTVGLAPVLLWRRTRPLVCVVVGFGAGMALGLASWLGGTSGVGLNTMIYILVLVYSLVRWGSGRQIVIGLLVVAVAAGFSITTDYTGPAELFGGLAVLAAAAAIGAAFRYRAESRRRALDQVRSQERVGLARELHDSVAHHVSAITLQAQAGMTMAAKRPEAALEALAIIVGEASRTLAEMRAMVRVLRDGAPAEYGPQPGVADLMLLARREPDPVVDVELAGDLAGLRPQVDAAVYRMAQEALTNALRHARNASRVEIRVVEGAGRLRLRVTDDGQIDPARPATHGFGLLGMTERVQLLGGTLRAGPTPEGGWAVDAELPMELYL encoded by the coding sequence GTGTTCACTACCGGCCTGCGCTCGCTCTGGGCCGAGCCCCGCGCCGCGGACACGCCCGAACGGATGTGGCTCGACCGGGTGCTGGTCGGCGTGGTGATGGTGGCGGCGTTGCTCGAAGGAACCCTCCGAGAGGACGTCACCTGGCGGCCGGTTGTGACGGTCGTGACGGTCGGACTTGCGCCGGTGCTGCTATGGCGGCGTACTCGCCCGTTGGTCTGCGTCGTGGTGGGCTTCGGCGCCGGGATGGCGTTAGGACTGGCGAGCTGGCTGGGCGGCACCTCAGGCGTGGGCCTGAACACGATGATCTACATCCTGGTGCTCGTCTACTCACTGGTCCGCTGGGGCTCAGGGCGTCAGATCGTGATTGGGCTGCTGGTGGTTGCGGTCGCCGCGGGGTTCAGCATCACGACCGACTACACCGGGCCAGCCGAGCTCTTCGGCGGGTTGGCGGTCCTGGCGGCGGCGGCAGCGATCGGAGCGGCGTTCCGCTACCGCGCCGAGAGTCGGCGCCGGGCGCTCGACCAGGTCCGCAGCCAGGAACGCGTCGGCCTCGCGCGCGAGCTGCACGACTCGGTCGCCCACCACGTCTCGGCGATCACTCTGCAAGCGCAGGCTGGCATGACGATGGCCGCGAAGCGACCTGAAGCGGCGCTCGAAGCGCTTGCGATCATCGTGGGGGAAGCGTCGCGAACGCTGGCGGAGATGCGAGCGATGGTCCGGGTGCTGCGTGACGGAGCGCCGGCGGAGTACGGTCCCCAGCCCGGCGTCGCCGACCTGATGCTCCTCGCCCGCCGCGAACCGGACCCCGTCGTCGACGTGGAGTTGGCGGGTGATCTGGCCGGACTTCGGCCCCAGGTCGACGCCGCCGTGTACCGGATGGCGCAGGAGGCGCTGACCAACGCGCTGCGGCACGCCCGAAACGCCTCGCGTGTGGAGATCAGGGTCGTCGAGGGCGCAGGAAGGCTGCGGCTCCGCGTGACCGACGACGGCCAGATCGACCCGGCGCGGCCGGCGACCCACGGTTTCGGGCTGCTGGGGATGACCGAGCGCGTGCAGCTGCTCGGCGGCACGCTACGCGCTGGGCCAACGCCCGAGGGCGGGTGGGCGGTCGACGCCGAGCTGCCGATGGAGTTGTACCTATGA
- a CDS encoding response regulator — MTTRVLVADDQDLVRTGLSMILDAQPDIEVVGQAADGKAAVELAHRLRPDVCLVDIRMPGLDGIEVTELLAGRGVVDPIAVVVITTFDLDEYVHGALRAGARGFLLKDAGPELLVQAVHAAAVGDALIAPNITRRLLATLAAGASSKRRTQPIEPLTQREEEVLKLVAVGRTNAEIAAELFISLTTAKTHVANLLAKIGARNRVEIAMWAYDTGRVGH, encoded by the coding sequence ATGACGACGCGCGTGCTGGTGGCAGACGACCAAGATCTGGTGCGCACCGGCCTGTCGATGATCCTTGACGCCCAGCCCGACATCGAGGTCGTCGGCCAAGCCGCCGACGGCAAGGCCGCCGTCGAGCTGGCGCATCGGCTCCGCCCCGACGTGTGCCTGGTCGACATTCGGATGCCCGGGCTGGACGGCATCGAGGTGACCGAGCTCCTCGCAGGGCGGGGCGTCGTGGACCCCATCGCGGTGGTGGTGATCACGACGTTCGACCTGGACGAGTACGTCCACGGCGCGCTTCGGGCCGGAGCCCGAGGATTTCTCCTCAAGGATGCCGGGCCGGAGTTGCTGGTGCAGGCTGTCCATGCCGCTGCCGTCGGCGATGCCCTGATCGCGCCGAACATCACCCGCAGGCTGCTGGCGACCCTTGCCGCGGGGGCCTCATCGAAACGCCGTACCCAACCGATCGAGCCGCTCACCCAACGCGAGGAGGAGGTGCTGAAACTGGTCGCTGTCGGCCGCACGAACGCGGAGATCGCCGCCGAGCTGTTCATCAGCTTGACGACCGCCAAGACCCACGTCGCGAACCTGCTGGCCAAGATCGGCGCCCGGAACAGGGTCGAGATCGCGATGTGGGCCTACGACACCGGCCGGGTGGGGCACTGA
- a CDS encoding DUF6326 family protein, whose translation MRTRQPTTTLEDQPIPVRAKLAAAWTSLMFLYAYVDILNFFTPGVVEDILDGKVFEFDLSQTFSTTALTLMAIPILMVVLSMTLPARATRITNLIVASLYVPVTAFNAVGESWLCFYGLGIVLELILLAFIMRYAWTWPRTAPSATSPDRETVRAQQQA comes from the coding sequence ATGAGAACGCGTCAACCCACCACCACACTGGAAGACCAGCCGATCCCGGTGAGAGCAAAGCTCGCCGCGGCGTGGACCAGCCTCATGTTCCTGTACGCCTACGTGGACATTCTCAACTTCTTCACGCCCGGCGTCGTCGAAGACATCCTCGACGGAAAGGTCTTCGAGTTCGACCTCTCCCAGACCTTTTCGACCACGGCGCTGACTCTAATGGCCATCCCGATCCTCATGGTCGTGCTGTCGATGACGCTGCCCGCCCGGGCGACCCGCATCACGAACCTCATCGTGGCCTCGCTCTACGTTCCCGTCACGGCATTCAACGCGGTGGGCGAGTCCTGGCTGTGCTTTTACGGCCTCGGCATCGTACTGGAACTGATCCTGCTCGCCTTCATCATGCGGTACGCCTGGACCTGGCCCCGCACCGCACCGTCGGCGACCAGCCCGGACCGTGAAACCGTTCGCGCCCAGCAGCAGGCGTGA
- a CDS encoding nuclease: MIDAVQVLWSPAGQNLPSLGGRELVDVTDGDTPNVRMPIRMLSVDTPEVTARSAERAQAIDQEFLQLAGWIKDGHAPISPGLAAFLLPKLETGTAGTLHFAQGKEASAFAKQNIEKRLTKPNGSKRNLFIRAAQPPFDTNSRLLAYVAPDYTEAERRNLTREQRATFNLDLIAAGWAAPFVIYPSIPGELDLPLLLEAATAAADPQAPKGIWANPHTLLAYEYRAVEKLHRVTKKKVDGESLRAGEATSWRERYCADMRTRQLHGPEDYFTIPPQYRLWFWPNDVTEAIGRLNLVPAPRLVGAG; encoded by the coding sequence ATGATCGACGCAGTGCAGGTGCTGTGGTCACCGGCCGGGCAGAACCTGCCCTCGCTGGGTGGTCGGGAACTGGTTGATGTGACCGACGGCGACACGCCGAACGTCCGCATGCCGATCCGCATGCTGTCGGTCGACACGCCGGAGGTGACCGCTCGTTCCGCGGAGCGGGCCCAGGCCATCGATCAGGAGTTCCTACAGCTCGCGGGATGGATCAAGGACGGCCACGCGCCGATCTCCCCGGGCCTGGCGGCCTTCCTGCTGCCGAAGCTGGAGACCGGCACCGCCGGCACCCTCCATTTCGCGCAGGGCAAGGAAGCCTCGGCCTTCGCGAAGCAGAACATCGAGAAGCGGCTGACCAAGCCGAACGGCAGCAAGCGCAACCTGTTCATCCGCGCCGCGCAACCGCCCTTCGACACCAACAGCCGACTCCTGGCCTACGTCGCTCCCGACTACACCGAGGCCGAACGGCGCAACCTCACCCGCGAGCAGCGTGCCACCTTCAACCTGGACCTCATCGCGGCCGGATGGGCCGCCCCGTTCGTGATCTATCCGTCCATCCCCGGCGAGCTCGATCTGCCACTGCTCCTGGAGGCAGCCACGGCGGCGGCCGACCCGCAGGCCCCCAAGGGCATCTGGGCCAACCCGCACACCCTGCTGGCCTACGAGTACCGAGCCGTCGAGAAGCTCCACCGCGTCACGAAGAAGAAGGTCGACGGCGAGTCGCTGCGCGCCGGTGAGGCGACCTCCTGGCGCGAACGCTACTGCGCCGACATGCGCACTCGTCAGCTCCACGGGCCGGAGGACTACTTCACCATCCCGCCGCAGTACCGCCTGTGGTTCTGGCCGAACGACGTGACCGAGGCCATCGGGCGGCTCAACCTGGTTCCAGCGCCGCGACTGGTCGGCGCGGGATGA
- the nudC gene encoding NAD(+) diphosphatase, protein MSGFGLVASPVLAGAPIVRDGLLRLDSARREASWAAAQVVVTDDRGRFPVDQADGPPRLRTYAAAGIAAAPPPDALLLGEADGVVYWGMQAPASASASAPSAADSGGDDPVHWLDLFTAGADFPAVHAALAATATALLNWHGRARFCARDGSPTHATNGGWARKCEAEQHEEYPRTDPAVICLVHDGADRVLLARQRVWPVGRFSVLAGFVEAGESLEACVAREMAEEVGVAVRDIGYLGSQTWPFPRSLMIGFQAVADPEAPLRLDDDEIVEAQWVTLDELRPALARTAWPAVGTTADGQLHLPGRLSIARTMIDAWALARTASGVPAQPHPRDSNS, encoded by the coding sequence GTGAGTGGATTCGGACTGGTCGCATCACCCGTCCTGGCCGGCGCGCCGATCGTGCGCGACGGCCTGCTCCGGCTGGATTCGGCGCGGCGGGAGGCGAGCTGGGCCGCCGCGCAGGTCGTCGTCACCGACGACCGGGGCCGGTTCCCGGTCGACCAGGCCGACGGCCCGCCCCGGCTGCGCACCTACGCCGCGGCGGGGATCGCCGCCGCACCACCACCGGACGCACTGCTGCTCGGGGAGGCCGACGGCGTCGTCTACTGGGGGATGCAGGCCCCAGCCTCAGCCTCAGCCTCAGCCCCGTCCGCGGCCGACTCCGGCGGCGACGACCCCGTGCACTGGCTGGACCTGTTCACGGCGGGCGCAGACTTCCCCGCGGTGCACGCAGCTCTGGCGGCCACTGCGACCGCCCTGCTGAACTGGCACGGCCGGGCCCGCTTCTGCGCCCGCGACGGATCACCCACCCACGCCACCAACGGTGGCTGGGCCCGGAAGTGCGAGGCAGAACAACACGAGGAGTACCCGCGCACAGACCCGGCCGTGATCTGCCTGGTGCACGACGGCGCGGACCGGGTTCTGCTGGCCCGCCAGCGGGTCTGGCCCGTCGGCCGCTTCTCGGTGCTGGCCGGTTTCGTCGAGGCCGGGGAGTCACTGGAGGCCTGCGTCGCCCGCGAGATGGCCGAGGAGGTCGGGGTGGCCGTCCGCGACATCGGCTACCTGGGCAGCCAGACCTGGCCCTTCCCACGATCCCTCATGATCGGGTTCCAGGCCGTCGCGGACCCTGAGGCGCCGCTGCGCCTGGACGACGACGAGATCGTCGAAGCACAGTGGGTCACCCTGGATGAGCTGCGCCCGGCCCTGGCCCGCACCGCCTGGCCCGCCGTGGGCACCACCGCGGACGGCCAGCTGCACCTGCCCGGCCGCCTGTCCATCGCCCGGACCATGATCGACGCCTGGGCTCTGGCCCGCACGGCCTCCGGCGTCCCGGCGCAGCCGCACCCCCGCGACTCGAACAGTTGA
- a CDS encoding GMC family oxidoreductase, with protein sequence MSGKTPKVVIVGAGSAGLMLADGIADRADVTIVEGGIDPGSPAPRQMLYDYIFPASLDWGYRSTKGVPLLRGKVVGGSSSVNSSAGVRGQQWDFDPWGEGWTWADCLPALRANETDLQFGDADHHGDSGPIVMTRLKPGPIDDAFTAACLAAGHPEAPDHNAPGALGIGPWPTNRVDEGRWGTLAGVMPGLRGRVTLLAETTAHRVVITDGRARGVELTEAGESGTRVLPADVVVLSAGAFGTPELLIASGVDLPGVGEHLQDHPWVMLNALADPDLIAERPVSGSLLRLGLGGDPHEEIQIFPFSAHLYDMSRPVGEVSFAVGLMAPRSRGSLRVTPEGTAIDLGHLAEEIDRRSLAEGVRVAADLLDRVAATGIVTIPDNPWWRADDLEQQVVARAETYNHPVGTARLGDDDDPTAVVDRRLRVRGVDGLMVADASVMPAITRANTNLATMMIGRRAADLIEL encoded by the coding sequence ATGTCAGGAAAAACCCCGAAGGTCGTCATCGTCGGAGCGGGTTCCGCCGGGCTAATGCTCGCCGACGGAATAGCGGACCGCGCCGACGTGACAATCGTGGAAGGCGGGATCGACCCGGGCAGCCCGGCACCGCGCCAGATGCTCTACGACTACATCTTCCCGGCCAGCCTCGACTGGGGCTACCGGTCGACGAAAGGCGTTCCGCTGCTGCGCGGCAAGGTCGTCGGCGGCTCCTCCTCGGTCAACTCCAGTGCCGGGGTGCGCGGCCAGCAGTGGGACTTCGACCCCTGGGGCGAGGGGTGGACCTGGGCCGACTGCCTGCCGGCACTGCGGGCCAACGAGACGGACCTCCAGTTCGGCGACGCCGACCACCACGGCGACTCCGGCCCGATCGTGATGACGCGGCTCAAGCCGGGTCCGATCGACGACGCGTTCACCGCCGCCTGCCTCGCCGCGGGCCACCCCGAGGCCCCGGACCACAACGCCCCGGGCGCGCTCGGCATCGGCCCCTGGCCGACGAACCGGGTCGACGAAGGTCGCTGGGGCACCCTGGCCGGCGTGATGCCGGGGCTGCGCGGGCGGGTCACCCTGCTCGCCGAGACGACCGCCCACCGGGTGGTCATCACCGACGGGCGGGCGCGCGGCGTGGAGCTCACCGAAGCCGGGGAGAGCGGCACCCGCGTCCTTCCGGCGGACGTCGTCGTGCTGTCCGCCGGGGCGTTCGGGACACCGGAGCTGCTCATCGCCTCCGGGGTGGACCTTCCCGGCGTCGGCGAGCATCTGCAGGACCATCCGTGGGTGATGCTGAACGCCCTGGCCGACCCGGACCTGATCGCCGAGCGCCCGGTCAGCGGTTCGCTGCTGCGCCTCGGCCTCGGTGGCGACCCCCACGAGGAGATCCAGATCTTCCCGTTCTCCGCGCATCTCTACGACATGTCCCGGCCGGTGGGCGAGGTGTCGTTCGCCGTCGGGCTGATGGCCCCGCGCAGCCGCGGCTCCCTGCGGGTGACACCGGAAGGGACCGCGATCGACCTGGGCCACCTCGCCGAGGAGATCGACCGCCGGAGCCTCGCCGAAGGCGTGCGCGTCGCCGCGGACCTGCTCGACCGGGTCGCCGCGACCGGCATCGTGACGATCCCCGACAACCCGTGGTGGCGCGCGGACGACCTTGAGCAGCAGGTCGTCGCCCGGGCGGAGACCTACAACCACCCGGTCGGCACCGCCCGGCTCGGCGACGATGACGACCCGACCGCCGTGGTGGACCGCCGCCTGCGGGTGCGTGGCGTCGACGGTCTGATGGTCGCCGACGCGTCGGTGATGCCGGCGATCACCCGGGCGAACACCAACCTCGCCACCATGATGATCGGTCGCCGGGCCGCTGACCTGATCGAGCTCTGA
- a CDS encoding amidohydrolase family protein — protein MIIDAHTHILSLAEDHEFNTDYGREGSLCIYRSLGKVPSHRMPTEQEWEDSGYSRAGWPVIGPAESVRDHPGFDKMIVLGVSPQFLDGELIGTVDTYGITDVPGPPSPEKCNDYIAAVVRSDPERFIGFASVNPAYRGPRAAVAELRRSVEELGLSGVKLYPMYQHWSPQDREIAFPVFAAAADLGIPVMVHQAGSTRIDARMDYARPAMLDDVGREFRDLRVIIAHCGIPWIDEALFMLTKHPNFHTDISYHIATVTDEEFYRFLIHCEQFFVPLEKLLFGSDYPGFLYDPVKLKDKVLGVNEQADRLGLPRIAQEKLDGIMGDNAARLLGLVQD, from the coding sequence ATGATTATCGACGCGCACACGCACATCCTGAGCCTGGCCGAGGACCACGAGTTCAACACGGACTACGGCCGTGAGGGCTCGCTGTGCATCTACCGCAGCCTCGGCAAGGTCCCCTCGCACCGGATGCCGACCGAGCAGGAGTGGGAGGACAGCGGGTACTCCCGGGCCGGCTGGCCGGTGATCGGGCCGGCGGAGAGCGTCCGGGACCACCCCGGCTTCGACAAGATGATCGTTCTCGGCGTCTCGCCGCAGTTCCTCGACGGCGAGCTGATCGGGACGGTGGACACCTACGGGATCACCGACGTGCCCGGCCCGCCGAGCCCGGAGAAGTGCAACGACTACATCGCGGCGGTGGTCCGTTCCGACCCGGAGCGCTTCATCGGCTTCGCGTCGGTGAACCCGGCCTACCGGGGGCCCCGGGCGGCGGTCGCCGAGCTGCGGCGATCGGTCGAGGAGCTCGGGCTGTCCGGGGTGAAGCTCTACCCGATGTACCAGCACTGGTCACCGCAGGACCGGGAGATCGCCTTCCCGGTCTTCGCCGCCGCCGCCGACCTCGGCATTCCGGTGATGGTCCACCAGGCGGGATCCACCCGTATCGACGCGCGGATGGACTACGCCCGCCCGGCGATGCTCGACGACGTCGGCCGGGAGTTCCGCGACCTGCGGGTGATCATCGCGCACTGTGGGATTCCGTGGATCGACGAGGCGCTGTTCATGCTCACGAAGCACCCGAACTTCCACACCGATATCTCGTACCACATCGCCACCGTGACGGACGAGGAGTTCTACCGTTTCCTCATCCATTGTGAGCAGTTCTTCGTCCCGCTGGAGAAGCTGCTTTTCGGCAGCGACTACCCGGGATTTCTCTACGATCCGGTCAAGCTGAAGGACAAGGTTCTCGGCGTGAACGAACAGGCCGACCGGCTCGGGCTGCCGAGGATCGCGCAGGAGAAGCTGGACGGCATCATGGGCGACAACGCCGCCCGACTGCTCGGCCTCGTCCAGGACTGA
- a CDS encoding amidohydrolase family protein translates to MTSQPAERILVVGDPVVALDEQTLIPDGAVIVEGSTIVAVGPREQLAARGPFDRVIGSRDHLVMPGFINCHYHSELAAGPGLYQLIFERANVHIHSSYGPMDTEDLATVLRWGLVQAIKGGQTGAVDMFYGRPAMPDFGAEVALSVYDEIGFRVAFGLVSRDQNTYVHEPDEAFLARLPADLATRVRQSPMGYAWPVDDVMASYDRLVRRWDGRGDRIRVLLAPDWTPACSDELYRRCRAAADHYGTGITSHVLETRSEALWNVRTHGRPALERLADLGVLGPDLVCAHFVWVTDDELRIFADSGAVASNNPGSNLRLSSGICRARDILASGGRLAFGTDGISFTDREDFFAELRLATMLARDPRVFDEIRLDSAGVLRAAGENGSRALRMEGKVGRLAPGTFADLLVVDTRRMLFPPGRYDSTPVLDVLVDRASAADIDTVLIHGKVVMAGGRVTVVDEDALADRLAEVGERRLYRPTADERRWAALGAEVEPYVLDFYRPWYETRHEPASVYNARRL, encoded by the coding sequence ATGACATCGCAGCCGGCTGAGCGGATCCTGGTCGTCGGCGACCCGGTGGTCGCGCTCGACGAGCAGACGCTGATCCCCGACGGGGCCGTCATCGTCGAGGGCTCCACCATCGTCGCCGTGGGCCCGCGGGAGCAGCTGGCCGCCCGCGGCCCGTTCGACCGGGTCATCGGCTCCCGTGACCACCTCGTCATGCCCGGCTTCATCAACTGCCACTACCACTCGGAGCTCGCCGCCGGCCCCGGCCTGTACCAACTGATCTTCGAGCGGGCCAACGTGCACATCCACTCCTCGTACGGCCCGATGGACACCGAGGACCTGGCCACCGTCCTGCGCTGGGGGCTGGTCCAGGCGATCAAAGGCGGGCAGACCGGCGCCGTCGACATGTTCTACGGCCGCCCGGCCATGCCCGACTTCGGTGCCGAGGTCGCGCTCTCCGTCTACGACGAGATCGGCTTCCGGGTCGCGTTCGGCCTGGTCAGCCGGGACCAGAACACCTACGTCCACGAACCGGACGAGGCCTTCCTCGCCCGGCTGCCGGCGGATCTCGCCACCCGGGTGCGCCAGTCGCCCATGGGCTACGCCTGGCCGGTCGACGACGTGATGGCCAGCTACGACCGGCTGGTCCGCCGCTGGGACGGCCGGGGCGACCGGATCCGGGTGCTGCTCGCGCCGGACTGGACGCCGGCCTGCTCGGACGAGCTCTACCGCCGCTGCCGCGCCGCCGCCGACCACTACGGCACCGGGATCACCTCACATGTGCTGGAGACCCGCTCCGAGGCGCTGTGGAACGTCCGCACGCACGGCCGCCCCGCGCTGGAACGGCTCGCCGACCTCGGAGTGCTCGGCCCGGACCTGGTCTGCGCGCACTTCGTCTGGGTGACCGACGACGAGCTGCGGATCTTCGCCGACTCCGGCGCGGTCGCCTCGAACAACCCCGGCTCGAACCTGCGGCTGTCGTCCGGTATCTGCCGAGCCCGCGACATCCTCGCCAGCGGCGGGCGGCTCGCGTTCGGCACCGACGGGATCTCGTTCACCGACCGGGAGGACTTCTTCGCCGAACTGCGGCTGGCCACCATGCTGGCGCGCGACCCACGGGTGTTCGACGAGATCCGCCTCGACTCGGCGGGCGTGCTGCGCGCGGCCGGCGAGAACGGCTCCCGGGCGCTGCGGATGGAGGGCAAGGTCGGACGGCTGGCGCCCGGGACGTTCGCGGACCTGCTGGTCGTCGACACCCGGCGCATGCTGTTCCCGCCCGGCCGGTACGACTCCACCCCGGTGCTGGACGTCCTCGTCGACCGGGCGAGCGCCGCGGACATCGACACCGTGCTCATCCACGGCAAGGTCGTCATGGCCGGCGGCCGGGTCACCGTCGTCGACGAGGACGCGCTCGCGGACCGGCTCGCCGAGGTGGGTGAGCGGCGCCTGTACCGGCCGACCGCGGACGAGCGGCGCTGGGCGGCGCTGGGCGCCGAGGTCGAGCCGTACGTCCTGGACTTCTACCGGCCCTGGTACGAGACGCGGCACGAACCGGCATCGGTCTACAACGCCCGCCGCCTCTAG